One Alphaproteobacteria bacterium LSUCC0396 genomic region harbors:
- a CDS encoding molybdopterin-dependent oxidoreductase: MTRFTLNGRAVASELPAGTRLSEVLRDEMGLYGTKVGCNAGDCGACSVLLDGAPICSCLTAVAQVDGANVTSIEGLHDAGIIAKLQDSFLAHGAAQCGICTPGMMVSAAALLADNQAPDRRAVEDALGGVLCRCTGYSKIIDAIVAVGHDVVAPVCPQAGQNVGSAIRHLDGQPKVDGSLRYGDDAVPSDALLVRVIRSPYHYSSFEIGDKAAFLARHPGIHAVLDASDVPGRNCFGVIPPFADQPVFAEKTALYRGDAVAAIVGDAAVITHFDDADFPITWTPHDTMLSPAQAMADGAPKLHESRDGNILVRGYVETGDADAALRAAAHLAEIHTTTPFIEHAYIEPEAGYAMREGNRLVIRGCTQAAQMDRDSLAEIMAMEREAIRVVPSACGGGFGSKLDISFQPYIALAAWVLGRPVRICYSRGESMRASTKRHPSDIRLQVGCDETGRISGFVFDGVFNTGAYASWGPTVANRVPIHASGPYQTKDYRANSVAVHTNAPPAGAFRGFGVPQSAVAQECAYDLLAEKIGMDRLAFRRLNALKNGVPTVTGQVFNSGVGIDDCFAALEDSWQHALGAADQFNAAALEDASPWRKGVGIASCWYGCGNTSLPNPSTMRMGITSDGQVVLHQGAMDIGQGANTVISQIAADALGVAVHDLKIVGGDTDLTPDCGKTSASRQTFVSGKAAMLSGMALRWKLLRHGNVDADAKISLDGATLRLEDAAGGAVRVELAGLPVNEYGYVFMAEETYDPPTSPLDEKGQGIPYAVFGYGAQIVELSVDMALGRVRLDKITTAHDVGRAINPLLVEGQIEGGVGQGIGMALMEDYQPGRTENLHDYLIPTIGDMPEFEHIIVEVADEEGPYGAKGLGEHVLIPTAPAILNAIRHATGAAIYDLPATPDKVRAAIAALTAAGGDQA, from the coding sequence ATGACGCGATTTACCTTGAATGGCCGCGCTGTTGCCAGCGAATTACCGGCGGGAACGCGCCTTAGCGAGGTTCTTCGTGATGAAATGGGGCTTTATGGCACCAAGGTAGGCTGTAATGCTGGTGATTGCGGGGCGTGTAGTGTGCTTCTTGATGGCGCGCCAATTTGCAGTTGCCTGACCGCGGTTGCACAGGTTGACGGCGCCAACGTGACTAGTATTGAAGGCCTGCATGATGCCGGTATTATCGCAAAATTGCAGGATAGTTTTCTGGCGCATGGTGCGGCGCAATGCGGTATTTGCACCCCGGGTATGATGGTGTCTGCGGCGGCGTTGCTGGCGGATAATCAGGCACCAGATAGGCGTGCGGTCGAGGATGCGCTGGGCGGGGTTTTATGTCGATGTACGGGCTATAGCAAGATCATTGATGCGATCGTGGCGGTTGGCCATGATGTGGTCGCCCCAGTTTGTCCGCAGGCTGGACAAAATGTTGGCAGTGCTATCAGGCATCTTGATGGCCAGCCAAAGGTTGATGGCAGCCTGCGTTATGGTGATGATGCGGTGCCGTCAGATGCGCTGCTGGTGCGGGTCATCCGCAGCCCCTATCATTATAGTAGTTTTGAAATTGGCGATAAGGCCGCATTTCTTGCGCGCCATCCGGGTATTCATGCCGTTCTTGATGCCAGTGATGTTCCGGGTCGCAATTGTTTTGGTGTGATCCCGCCATTCGCCGACCAGCCGGTGTTTGCGGAAAAGACCGCGCTTTACCGCGGCGATGCGGTGGCAGCCATTGTTGGTGATGCGGCGGTGATTACGCATTTTGATGACGCTGATTTCCCGATTACATGGACGCCGCATGACACCATGTTATCACCGGCACAGGCGATGGCTGACGGGGCGCCAAAACTGCATGAAAGCCGTGATGGCAATATTCTGGTGCGCGGCTATGTCGAAACTGGCGACGCAGATGCGGCGTTGCGGGCGGCGGCGCATCTTGCAGAAATTCATACAACAACGCCGTTTATCGAACATGCCTATATCGAGCCTGAGGCCGGTTATGCGATGCGTGAGGGCAATCGTCTGGTTATTCGTGGTTGCACGCAAGCCGCGCAGATGGATCGCGACAGCCTAGCCGAGATTATGGCGATGGAGCGTGAGGCTATTCGGGTGGTGCCATCAGCCTGTGGTGGCGGCTTTGGATCAAAACTGGATATATCGTTTCAGCCTTATATCGCGCTGGCAGCGTGGGTTCTGGGGCGACCGGTGCGAATTTGCTACAGCCGCGGCGAGTCGATGCGTGCGTCGACCAAGCGGCATCCGTCGGATATCCGGTTGCAAGTTGGCTGTGATGAAACTGGCCGGATCAGCGGCTTTGTTTTTGATGGTGTCTTTAACACGGGTGCCTATGCCAGCTGGGGGCCGACGGTGGCGAACCGTGTTCCCATTCATGCAAGCGGGCCCTATCAAACAAAGGATTACCGCGCCAATTCTGTTGCCGTTCATACCAATGCCCCGCCAGCCGGTGCGTTTCGCGGATTTGGTGTCCCGCAATCAGCCGTGGCACAGGAATGCGCCTATGATTTGCTGGCGGAAAAAATTGGCATGGACCGGCTGGCATTTCGGCGGCTGAACGCGCTGAAAAATGGTGTGCCAACCGTCACGGGTCAAGTCTTTAACAGCGGTGTTGGTATCGACGATTGCTTTGCCGCCCTTGAAGACAGCTGGCAGCACGCGCTGGGCGCGGCAGATCAATTTAATGCGGCAGCGCTAGAGGATGCCAGCCCATGGCGCAAAGGTGTCGGTATCGCCAGCTGCTGGTATGGATGCGGCAACACATCATTGCCAAACCCGTCGACGATGCGCATGGGCATCACCAGCGATGGACAGGTTGTCCTGCATCAAGGGGCAATGGATATCGGGCAGGGCGCGAATACGGTGATTAGCCAAATTGCTGCGGATGCGCTTGGTGTTGCTGTTCATGATCTAAAGATTGTTGGGGGCGATACCGATTTAACGCCTGATTGCGGCAAAACCTCGGCGTCGCGCCAGACATTTGTGTCAGGCAAGGCAGCCATGCTGTCGGGTATGGCGTTGCGCTGGAAATTGCTGCGGCATGGCAATGTTGATGCTGACGCCAAGATCAGTCTTGATGGCGCAACTTTGCGGCTAGAGGATGCCGCTGGTGGGGCGGTTCGGGTTGAATTGGCAGGGCTGCCGGTAAATGAATATGGCTATGTCTTTATGGCCGAGGAAACCTATGATCCGCCGACCAGTCCGCTTGATGAAAAGGGGCAGGGCATTCCCTATGCGGTGTTTGGTTACGGTGCACAGATTGTTGAATTGTCGGTTGATATGGCACTGGGTCGGGTGCGGCTGGATAAAATCACAACCGCCCATGATGTCGGGCGTGCGATCAACCCCCTTTTGGTCGAGGGCCAGATAGAGGGCGGCGTTGGTCAGGGGATTGGCATGGCGTTAATGGAAGATTATCAGCCCGGACGAACCGAGAATTTGCATGATTATTTGATCCCGACAATTGGCGATATGCCCGAATTTGAGCATATCATTGTCGAGGTGGCTGACGAAGAAGGCCCTTATGGTGCCAAGGGGCTGGGCGAGCATGTGCTGATCCCGACCGCGCCGGCAATCTTGAATGCGATCCGCCATGCAACCGGTGCGGCCATCTATGATTTGCCCGCAACGCCGGATAAGGTGCGCGCGGCAATCGCGGCGCTGACTGCAGCCGGAGGCGATCAGGCATGA
- a CDS encoding xanthine dehydrogenase family protein subunit M, whose protein sequence is MQDRLAADGGIGDYVRADSLESAIAALSTGPKTILAGGTDVFPRLQDRPLSGPVLDISGIPALGAIAFDGSYWRIGAAASWSKLLKADVPAAFDGLKAAAREVGSVQIQNRATIIGNLCNASPAADGVPPLLTLDAEVEIVGAAGMRHLPLSAFILGNRKTALGAGEMVSALRIPGASAAGRSGFRKLGARSYLVISISMAALRLVVDDAGVIEDVALAIGACSEVAQRMGGVEAALRGTALTAAASKIIPDLFTGLSPIDDVRATAAYRLEASCEIVQRLVRDQLAFVANEAQA, encoded by the coding sequence ATGCAAGATAGGCTAGCTGCTGATGGCGGGATCGGTGATTATGTGCGGGCAGATAGCCTAGAGAGCGCGATTGCCGCATTGTCCACCGGCCCGAAAACCATTCTTGCCGGCGGAACCGATGTGTTTCCACGCTTGCAAGATCGCCCGCTAAGCGGCCCTGTTCTTGATATATCGGGGATTCCCGCACTTGGCGCAATTGCCTTTGACGGCAGCTATTGGCGCATTGGTGCGGCGGCAAGCTGGAGCAAATTGCTAAAGGCTGATGTGCCAGCGGCCTTTGATGGGTTAAAGGCGGCGGCGCGCGAAGTCGGCTCGGTGCAAATCCAGAACCGCGCAACGATTATTGGCAATCTTTGTAACGCGTCGCCTGCGGCTGATGGTGTGCCGCCGTTACTGACGCTAGATGCAGAGGTGGAAATTGTCGGTGCAGCTGGAATGCGCCACCTGCCTTTATCGGCGTTTATATTGGGTAATCGGAAAACCGCGCTTGGGGCTGGCGAGATGGTAAGTGCCTTGCGGATTCCCGGCGCGTCAGCTGCTGGCCGGTCGGGGTTTCGAAAGCTTGGCGCACGTTCCTATCTGGTGATTTCGATCAGTATGGCAGCGTTACGACTGGTGGTTGATGATGCTGGTGTTATTGAAGATGTCGCGCTGGCGATCGGTGCCTGCAGTGAGGTCGCCCAGCGTATGGGCGGTGTTGAAGCGGCATTGCGCGGAACAGCATTAACCGCGGCCGCCAGCAAGATTATCCCGGATCTTTTCACTGGTCTTTCGCCAATTGATGATGTGCGCGCAACAGCGGCTTACCGGCTGGAGGCGTCATGCGAAATTGTACAGCGGCTGGTTCGTGATCAGCTGGCCTTTGTTGCGAATGAGGCGCAGGCATGA
- a CDS encoding aldehyde ferredoxin oxidoreductase C-terminal domain-containing protein, translating into MRKFITIDLGKKTTASRDLSGREIAKSGRYLIARMLLDQNIATVDPMAPENPLIFSVGPFAGTNFSNANRLSVGCKSPLTGGVKEANSGGTFGFAMGQLLIAGITFQGASDTWVVIRITKDGVISFDDATPYMGLGNFDCARKLHEAYGDKTSLALCGPVGEYLGLMAGVAFSDTDNRPSRLAARGGVGAVMGAKKIKAVVIDKDRMPPVNNRKKLMGAIKDYGKKLGESVAVQSLKTTGTAMVADLTNHLGALPVRNFSSGQLTGADDGPLRMGGDFIRDLNGGRGGETSHACMPGCLIKCSNVYVDDTGRELVSPLEYETIGLLGTNCGLDDPDDVARLNETANDLGVDSIELGATIGVLMEAGEGAFGDVAFMQSCLEDIRVGNERGRLYASGTARVGKALKVARVPVIKQQAISAYDPRIIEVTGISMMLTAQGADHTVGNAPSFKCDDKTIEELVAESLRMQINSAVADSFGLCVFGRSVTDDNLTLIADAINDSFDAGVTPDFIRNIGFETLRLEAAFNKAAGFDQDDDELPSFFRDEPLPPTGKMARLYSREVNIAMQNLMDAHSH; encoded by the coding sequence ATGCGCAAATTTATCACAATAGATCTTGGTAAGAAAACCACTGCCAGCCGTGATTTGTCTGGGCGTGAGATTGCCAAGTCCGGACGATATCTGATCGCGCGGATGCTGCTCGATCAAAATATAGCTACAGTCGATCCGATGGCACCGGAAAACCCGTTAATTTTTTCGGTTGGGCCATTTGCTGGAACAAATTTTTCCAATGCAAACCGGCTCAGTGTTGGCTGCAAAAGCCCGTTAACTGGCGGCGTCAAAGAGGCCAATAGTGGTGGGACATTTGGCTTTGCGATGGGGCAGTTGCTGATTGCCGGCATTACGTTTCAAGGCGCCAGTGATACATGGGTTGTGATCCGTATCACCAAGGATGGCGTGATTAGCTTTGATGATGCGACGCCCTATATGGGGTTGGGTAATTTCGATTGTGCGCGAAAGCTGCATGAGGCTTATGGAGACAAAACGTCGTTGGCGCTGTGTGGGCCGGTTGGTGAATATCTTGGGCTGATGGCTGGGGTGGCCTTTTCCGATACCGATAACCGGCCGTCACGTTTGGCCGCGCGCGGCGGTGTTGGCGCGGTAATGGGTGCCAAGAAAATCAAGGCTGTCGTTATTGACAAGGACCGTATGCCGCCGGTGAATAACCGTAAAAAATTAATGGGCGCGATCAAGGATTATGGCAAGAAGCTTGGCGAGTCTGTTGCGGTACAAAGCCTGAAAACCACGGGAACAGCGATGGTTGCTGACCTTACCAACCATCTAGGCGCCTTGCCGGTGCGTAATTTCTCATCTGGGCAATTAACCGGTGCTGATGATGGGCCGCTTCGAATGGGTGGTGACTTTATACGCGACCTGAATGGTGGTCGCGGCGGTGAGACATCGCACGCTTGTATGCCTGGATGCCTGATTAAATGCAGCAATGTCTATGTCGATGATACTGGGCGTGAACTTGTCTCGCCGCTGGAATATGAAACCATTGGCTTGCTGGGTACCAATTGCGGACTTGATGATCCGGATGATGTGGCAAGGTTGAACGAGACGGCAAATGATCTTGGCGTCGACAGTATCGAGCTTGGCGCGACAATCGGTGTTTTAATGGAGGCTGGCGAAGGCGCATTTGGCGATGTGGCATTTATGCAATCCTGCCTTGAGGATATTCGGGTTGGCAATGAGCGTGGGCGGCTTTATGCGTCGGGTACGGCGCGGGTTGGCAAGGCGCTGAAGGTTGCGCGGGTGCCGGTTATCAAACAGCAGGCGATCAGCGCCTATGATCCGCGGATCATCGAGGTTACCGGCATTTCAATGATGCTGACCGCGCAAGGTGCTGATCATACGGTTGGTAACGCACCATCGTTCAAATGTGATGATAAGACGATTGAAGAATTGGTTGCCGAAAGCTTGCGAATGCAGATTAACAGCGCGGTCGCTGACTCGTTCGGTCTTTGCGTGTTCGGCCGGTCGGTTACCGACGATAATCTGACGCTGATTGCCGATGCGATTAATGACTCGTTTGACGCTGGTGTGACCCCTGACTTTATCCGTAATATCGGCTTTGAGACATTGCGGCTTGAGGCGGCGTTCAACAAGGCCGCAGGGTTTGATCAGGACGATGATGAATTGCCATCATTTTTCCGCGACGAGCCGCTGCCACCAACCGGTAAAATGGCGCGTCTTTACAGCCGTGAAGTGAATATTGCGATGCAGAATTTGATGGATGCGCATAGCCACTAA
- a CDS encoding amidohydrolase family protein has translation MASEKLVITNIGQILSGKLEAPILDGDCVVAVDGRITDIGYAKDMDLDNATVRVHAHGVTLTPGLIDSHVHPVIGDYTPRQQQLNWIDSCLHGGVTTMISAGEVHAPGRPKDIVGLKAMAIASQRWYENFRPSGVKMLAGAPVIEDGMVESDFKELADAGVKLLGEVGLGSVKAGETAAQMVKWARKYGIQSTIHTGGPSIPGSGLIDKDVVLEADADIIGHINGGHTALPDDQITCLCESCSRGIEIVHNGNERAGLLAMRTAFEIKQSERVILGTDAPAGSGVQPLGILRMIAMLSSLGDIPPEIAFCFATGNTARMRDLDCGIVEIGRSADFVLMDTAQHAPGRNMLESIHQGNLPGVGMTIIDGIVRTNRSRNTPPATNLPEVLE, from the coding sequence ATGGCATCAGAAAAGCTTGTTATTACCAATATCGGCCAGATCCTGTCGGGTAAGCTGGAGGCGCCCATTCTTGATGGTGATTGCGTGGTTGCGGTTGATGGCCGGATTACCGATATCGGCTATGCCAAGGATATGGATTTGGACAATGCCACGGTGCGGGTTCATGCACATGGTGTGACGCTGACGCCGGGCCTAATCGACAGCCATGTGCATCCGGTGATTGGCGATTATACGCCGCGGCAACAGCAATTGAACTGGATTGACTCCTGCCTGCATGGCGGTGTCACAACGATGATTTCAGCCGGTGAGGTTCACGCCCCTGGGCGGCCGAAAGATATTGTCGGATTAAAGGCGATGGCGATTGCCTCGCAGCGCTGGTACGAAAATTTCCGTCCTTCGGGTGTTAAGATGCTGGCAGGAGCGCCGGTGATCGAGGATGGCATGGTTGAGTCTGATTTTAAAGAGCTGGCGGATGCTGGCGTCAAGCTGCTCGGTGAGGTTGGGCTTGGTTCGGTCAAGGCTGGCGAAACCGCTGCACAGATGGTCAAATGGGCGCGTAAATATGGTATTCAGTCGACCATTCATACCGGTGGGCCGTCGATTCCTGGGTCGGGTCTGATTGACAAGGATGTTGTGCTGGAGGCTGATGCTGACATCATCGGTCATATCAATGGCGGCCATACCGCGCTCCCCGATGATCAGATCACCTGCCTTTGCGAAAGTTGCAGTCGCGGGATCGAGATTGTGCATAATGGGAATGAGCGCGCTGGTTTGCTGGCGATGCGAACTGCCTTTGAAATTAAGCAGTCGGAACGTGTTATCCTTGGCACTGATGCGCCGGCCGGTTCTGGTGTACAGCCGCTGGGCATCTTGCGGATGATCGCGATGCTGTCGAGCCTCGGTGATATCCCGCCGGAAATCGCCTTTTGTTTTGCCACCGGCAATACTGCGCGGATGCGTGACCTTGATTGTGGCATTGTCGAAATTGGTCGCAGCGCCGATTTTGTGCTTATGGACACCGCCCAGCACGCGCCGGGCCGTAATATGCTAGAAAGTATCCATCAGGGTAATTTGCCCGGTGTTGGAATGACGATTATCGACGGTATTGTGCGCACCAATCGCAGCCGTAATACCCCGCCAGCGACTAATTTGCCGGAAGTTCTTGAATGA
- a CDS encoding MarR family winged helix-turn-helix transcriptional regulator → MTVGDSRGVSAKSLADDYQLDDQVGYKLRLASQRHLEIFSRQLPDITPTQFSVLVRLREVGEVSQNQLGRLVAMDAATTKGVIARLMDRGLLRARQDTDDMRRLQISLTDVGQAAVEAAIITAKDITKETTERLTSREVAQLLTLLDKLQQ, encoded by the coding sequence ATGACTGTTGGTGATTCTCGCGGTGTTTCGGCAAAATCTCTGGCCGATGATTATCAGCTTGATGATCAGGTAGGTTACAAGCTGCGGCTGGCTAGCCAGCGTCATCTGGAGATTTTTTCGCGGCAGCTGCCGGATATAACACCAACGCAATTCTCTGTTTTGGTGCGACTTCGGGAAGTTGGGGAAGTATCACAAAATCAGCTTGGCCGCCTTGTTGCGATGGATGCAGCAACGACCAAGGGGGTGATTGCCCGCCTGATGGATCGCGGATTGCTGAGGGCGCGCCAGGATACGGATGATATGCGCCGCCTCCAGATTTCACTGACCGATGTCGGTCAGGCGGCGGTAGAGGCAGCCATAATCACGGCAAAAGATATCACCAAAGAAACCACCGAAAGACTGACCTCGCGTGAAGTTGCACAGCTCTTAACGCTGCTGGATAAGCTTCAGCAATGA
- a CDS encoding amino acid synthesis family protein, giving the protein MVLAKIRKIVTIVEDTHQEAGQDITPPTRRAAAIAVIENPYAGIYEEDLETLMAIGEELGGLLGERCVAALGIEPQAAESYGKAAIVGENGELEHAAAILHPRLGKPLRAAVEKGAALVPSNKKRGGMGHPIDVPLGHKDAAYVRSHFDGMEVSVNDAPRANEILVAVAVTDSGRPLPRVGGLTHDQADGKDGLR; this is encoded by the coding sequence ATGGTATTAGCCAAAATTCGGAAAATTGTGACGATTGTCGAGGACACACACCAAGAGGCAGGACAGGACATCACCCCGCCTACCCGCCGTGCGGCGGCAATTGCCGTGATCGAAAACCCTTATGCGGGCATCTATGAAGAAGACCTTGAGACACTAATGGCCATCGGCGAAGAGCTTGGCGGATTACTTGGCGAGCGGTGCGTTGCCGCGCTTGGCATTGAACCACAGGCGGCAGAGAGCTATGGCAAGGCGGCGATTGTCGGCGAAAATGGCGAGCTTGAGCATGCCGCGGCGATCCTGCATCCACGCCTTGGCAAACCGTTACGCGCGGCAGTGGAAAAAGGTGCTGCACTCGTGCCATCAAATAAAAAACGCGGTGGCATGGGGCATCCGATTGATGTGCCCCTTGGCCATAAGGATGCCGCCTATGTACGGTCACATTTTGACGGTATGGAAGTCAGTGTGAATGATGCGCCGCGCGCCAATGAAATTCTGGTCGCTGTGGCGGTGACAGATTCGGGACGGCCACTACCGCGTGTTGGCGGCCTGACGCATGATCAGGCAGACGGCAAGGATGGCCTGCGCTAG
- a CDS encoding DMT family transporter, which yields MINIKYLVWALLAGSFIPVVGILNGRVARAFGEPLHASVLLFGVAILLAIMVALLAGRGLPDIGQFRHLQPVEYLAGFVVAFYVISATVLAGKIGVANFIVMAVSGQIIFSLLIDHFGLFGAPIRPVNLLQLGGASLLLTGLVITQIANGKWT from the coding sequence ATGATCAATATCAAATATCTTGTCTGGGCGCTTCTCGCCGGATCATTCATTCCGGTTGTTGGAATTTTGAACGGCCGGGTTGCCCGGGCGTTTGGTGAGCCGCTTCATGCCAGTGTTTTGTTATTTGGTGTGGCAATCCTTCTTGCCATAATGGTGGCGCTTTTGGCTGGCCGCGGTCTGCCCGACATTGGCCAGTTCAGGCATTTGCAGCCAGTTGAATATCTGGCCGGATTTGTTGTGGCTTTTTACGTAATTAGTGCGACGGTTCTCGCTGGCAAGATTGGCGTCGCCAATTTCATTGTTATGGCGGTATCGGGGCAGATTATCTTTTCGCTGCTGATTGATCATTTTGGCCTGTTTGGCGCACCAATCCGGCCCGTGAATTTGCTACAGCTTGGCGGGGCCAGTCTATTGCTGACCGGTCTGGTCATCACTCAGATTGCCAACGGTAAATGGACATGA
- a CDS encoding NIPSNAP family protein gives MAIYELRTYQVTVGKMKDAVEAYTNKGWPALQKGGFDKKLVGYFISDTGPLHQIVHLWKFDDDADRRNHWNSLFANDDFMNFAGDLRPLLISQQNQLLNAAPWGPHP, from the coding sequence ATGGCTATTTACGAATTACGAACCTATCAGGTAACTGTCGGCAAGATGAAAGATGCGGTTGAGGCCTATACCAACAAGGGCTGGCCTGCCTTGCAAAAGGGGGGCTTTGATAAAAAGCTGGTGGGCTATTTCATCTCTGATACCGGCCCGTTGCATCAGATTGTGCATCTGTGGAAATTTGATGATGATGCCGATCGCCGCAATCATTGGAATAGCCTGTTTGCGAATGATGACTTCATGAATTTTGCCGGTGATCTTCGCCCGCTCCTAATAAGTCAGCAAAACCAGCTTTTGAATGCAGCCCCTTGGGGGCCGCATCCGTGA
- a CDS encoding dihydrodipicolinate synthase family protein: MKFQAQGVIPATLVAFDQDFEIDIEASRKHLRDVADIAGLSAITVNGHASEIHAFSRDEQCRLLAASLDEVGGALPLVNGVYADGSHAAVEIAKMAAREGASALLVFPPNSMSMGGQLRPDMALAHFKTIADATDLPLILFQYPAGTGLGYSVETMLRIFDEVPSVVAIKDWCNDPMLHERHIRTFQSLSRKVNVLSTHSSWLMASLSMKPAGLLSGAGSVIADLQVELFTAMQRDDLAAARAVNDRIFPLAQAFYSAPFLDMHNRMKECLVLLGRLDQAIVRPPLIKLEAAEIARLKGALIAAGLLN; encoded by the coding sequence ATGAAATTCCAAGCACAGGGCGTGATTCCGGCAACTCTTGTTGCATTTGACCAAGATTTTGAAATTGATATTGAGGCGTCGCGTAAACATTTAAGAGATGTTGCTGATATCGCCGGGCTAAGTGCGATCACGGTAAATGGTCACGCATCGGAAATACACGCCTTTAGCCGTGATGAACAATGCCGTCTCTTGGCTGCATCATTGGATGAGGTTGGCGGCGCGCTGCCACTGGTAAATGGTGTTTATGCCGATGGCAGTCACGCCGCCGTTGAAATTGCTAAAATGGCCGCCCGCGAAGGCGCAAGCGCGCTATTGGTGTTCCCGCCAAACAGCATGAGCATGGGCGGACAGTTGCGCCCCGATATGGCACTTGCTCATTTCAAGACAATTGCCGATGCCACTGACCTGCCGCTGATCTTGTTCCAATATCCTGCTGGTACCGGCCTTGGCTATTCGGTTGAGACGATGCTGCGCATCTTTGATGAAGTGCCAAGCGTGGTTGCAATCAAGGATTGGTGTAACGATCCGATGTTGCATGAGCGCCATATCCGCACTTTTCAGTCATTGTCGCGTAAGGTGAATGTGCTATCGACCCATTCATCATGGTTGATGGCGTCACTTTCGATGAAGCCTGCCGGATTATTATCGGGGGCAGGAAGCGTCATCGCCGATTTGCAGGTTGAATTATTTACTGCGATGCAGCGCGATGATCTGGCGGCAGCGCGTGCGGTAAATGACCGGATTTTCCCGCTAGCACAAGCATTCTATAGCGCACCGTTTCTTGATATGCACAACCGGATGAAGGAATGTCTGGTGCTGCTTGGCAGGTTAGATCAAGCAATTGTAAGGCCGCCATTGATCAAGCTAGAAGCGGCGGAAATTGCCCGTCTTAAAGGGGCGCTGATAGCGGCTGGCTTGCTAAATTAG
- a CDS encoding ABC transporter ATP-binding protein, with translation MLKVDGLDVDINGTPILRDIGLEIESGEIVGLIGRNGAGKTTFLRSLMGLLPIRGGKFVFEAEALESTPGYRRAHMGIGYMPEDRRLVPEMTAEENILVPVWSTNIQGYEGRLSWIYEIIPECKGFREMAATSLSGGQQKLVALARALMVGQKLLLLDEPTEGIAPVLALRMGEILASLKREGVSIIIAESNDAHVSDVIDRTYTIERGSIVTA, from the coding sequence ATGTTGAAAGTGGATGGTCTTGATGTTGATATAAATGGAACGCCAATATTACGAGACATTGGTTTAGAAATTGAATCTGGTGAGATAGTGGGTTTAATCGGCCGAAATGGGGCTGGTAAGACAACTTTTCTTAGGTCTCTGATGGGTCTTTTGCCGATCCGCGGTGGAAAGTTTGTGTTTGAGGCTGAAGCTTTAGAGTCCACTCCTGGATATCGCCGCGCTCATATGGGGATAGGTTACATGCCTGAGGATAGACGTCTGGTTCCTGAGATGACGGCTGAAGAAAATATTTTAGTGCCGGTATGGTCAACCAATATACAAGGATATGAGGGGCGGCTGTCGTGGATTTATGAAATCATTCCTGAGTGTAAAGGATTTAGAGAGATGGCGGCTACATCATTATCCGGCGGTCAACAGAAGTTGGTAGCACTCGCTCGGGCATTGATGGTTGGACAAAAACTTTTGCTTCTTGATGAGCCTACAGAGGGCATAGCGCCAGTTCTAGCGCTTAGAATGGGTGAAATTCTTGCGTCTCTAAAGCGAGAGGGTGTGTCAATTATCATCGCTGAGTCAAACGATGCACATGTGTCGGACGTTATAGATCGTACATATACGATTGAGCGGGGGTCTATCGTCACTGCTTAA